Genomic segment of Candidatus Cloacimonadota bacterium:
AGGATAAATCTGATATATGATATTGTGGTGCAAATCTGTTACGCATTGTATGCGTTACATAATCAGAACATACTGCACAAGGACCTTAAGCTTGAAAACGTTCTATATAGCATAAATGGCGCTCAGATAACCGTGAATCTGATTGATTATGGATTCTCAAAAGTGGATCCTTCAAAAGATAATCAACACGTATCGGGCACTCTACCATATTTGGCGCCTGAATTGTTTACCGGAGGACAGCCAACTGCACATAGCGATTTTTATTCTCTGGGAGTTTTGCTATATCGTTTATGTACTGGTTCTTTTCCTTTTAGTATAGATCAGATTAATGCGTTGATAACAGGCGGACATCAGTATTTTATTCCAAACTTTCCCTCTTCTCTAAACAAAAATATACCTCCCGAACTTGAACGGTTTATTCTGAGGTTGCTAGAACGTAACCCCGAAAACAGATTCCAAAGCGGACAAGAGATAATTGGCTATATAAACCGCATTCATCATGATGAATACCCATTCTCGGCATCGTGGTCAATAGTTAATACCATGCGCTTCAATAGCTATATTGTGAGAGAAAAGTTTTCTCACCAGATATTGGATTTTGTGCCCTCTGTGAACCAGGCTAATGGCAAAATAGTCTCCGTAATAGGGGGAGATGGGCTTGGCAAAGATAGTATTCTTTCGTTATTCCGTTACCATTTGTTGGGTGGCGAATATTTCTTGTTTGATTATACCTGTACTCGGACAGATCATGAGGCGTTTTTTGCCCTAATTAAAGAATATGTTCATTCCTTGGGGGAAGACGAGGTTGAGGGGCACGAATTTTTAGCTCAGATTTCTGCAAAATTCAAGCAATATCTTTTTGCGGGAGAA
This window contains:
- a CDS encoding protein kinase; translation: MYIDHRYEVLESLGSGSWANVYKVRDIRTNKLYSLKLFQYLSSEELYRYFSAEDMHHITKIEHPNLAHVVDFGHVGDHVYFITDYFEGKTLANFRFTKSRINLIYDIVVQICYALYALHNQNILHKDLKLENVLYSINGAQITVNLIDYGFSKVDPSKDNQHVSGTLPYLAPELFTGGQPTAHSDFYSLGVLLYRLCTGSFPFSIDQINALITGGHQYFIPNFPSSLNKNIPPELERFILRLLERNPENRFQSGQEIIGYINRIHHDEYPFSASWSIVNTMRFNSYIVREKFSHQILDFVPSVNQANGKIVSVIGGDGLGKDSILSLFRYHLLGGEYFLFDYTCTRTDHEAFFALIKEYVHSLGEDEVEGHEFLAQISAKFKQYLFAGEQEAKSVSQSSEDLKLDFESVKNLLIHLSEHKPIIFIIRNFQYVNRHTIDFINFMSTVLIQKRMMIVLSCNDFNKVSQLNHTVMLNIPFLDVEESKSYINKLLPVKAPERLSLELYRRSSGNPHFIREILIDLVQRKSIIF